A single window of Watersipora subatra chromosome 9, tzWatSuba1.1, whole genome shotgun sequence DNA harbors:
- the LOC137403554 gene encoding BICD family-like cargo adapter 1 yields MEPVVEALQDAKQQIKTLQERHDQKLSALRRDNQQKVSALQEKTEQQAGALDDARQRITTLHIESGQKLSVLQIENNQKVSALQRQTQQQAKSLVEARQQVTTMREDSERMSSLLREEARQRRAESSATQRRLEQFAAYLQTPGDTNWTGNQCHHPDS; encoded by the exons caTTGCAAGACGCTAAGCAACAGATAAAAACACTGCAAGAGAGACATGACCAGAAACTTTCCGCTCTACGGAGAGATAACCAGCAAAAAGTATCTGCTCTACAGGAAAAAACTGAACAGCAGGCAGGAG CTCTGGATGACGCTAGACAACGAATAACAACACTGCATATAGAAAGTGGCCAGAAACTTTCTGTTCTACAGATAGAAAACAACCAGAAAGTATCAGCTCTACAGAGACAAACTCAGCAGCAAGCAAAAT CATTGGTTGAGGCTAGACAGCAAGTTACAACGATGCGGGAGGACAGCGAGAGGATGTCGTCATTATTACGGGAAGAGGCTAGACAACGGAGAGCAG AATCATCTGCTACACAGAGGAGGCTGGAACAATTCGCTGCGTACCTGCAGACTCCAGGTGATACAAATTGGACAGGCAATCAATGTCACCACCCAGATAGTTAA
- the LOC137404170 gene encoding uncharacterized protein, translated as MANPQEYRMTQHLFGATSSPEVATFALRKIAKEYEEEMPIASNFILEDFYVDDGITSVDTIEEATNLIQNAIEICGRAKLRLHKFLTNNREVLAHIPASERVKEAQNLDLFRDKLPTERTLGLEWSDDKYLKKACGEKGEWGAKVSPELKSHWENWKKELSRLESVKIERCVVPKKFGCATQTEIHLFCDASLNGYEACSYVRLVNNRKEAHTALLMAKSRVVPFKQITVPRMELQSAVESVKLSSLIKAELKVNIDK; from the exons ATGGCCAACCCTCAGGAATACAGAATGACTCAACATTTATTTGGTGCAACTTCTTCTCCTGAGGTCGCCACCTTTGCATTACGAAAGATCGCAAAAGAATACGAAGAAGAAATGCCAATAGCTAGTAATTTCATTCTAGAGGACTTTTATGTCGACGATGGCATAACAAGTGTAGACACAATAGAAGAAGCAACAAACCTTATTCAAAACGCCATAGAGATATGTGGAAGAGCCAAACTACGCCTTCACAAGTTTCTAACCAACAACCGCGAAGTATTAGCCCACATACCAGCATCAGAAAGAGTAAAGGAAGCCCAAAATCTGGATTTATTCAGAGACAAACTGCCCACCGAGAGGACCTTAGGCTTAGAGTGGTCG GACGACAAATATCTCAAAAAGGCCTGTGGAGAAAAAGGCGAGTGGGGCGCAAAAGTTTCGCCAGAACTGAAATCCCATTGGGAAAATTGGAAAAAGGAGCTAAGCAGACTTGAGAGCGTAAAAATAGAAAGATGCGTCGTACCGAAAAAATTTGGCTGCGCAACGCAAACCGAGATACACCTCTTCTGTGATGCAAGCCTCAACGGTTACGAAGCCTGTTCGTATGTGAGGCTGGTGAACAACCGCAAGGAAGCCCACACAGCATTGTTGATGGCCAAGTCACGAGTGGTTCCTTTCAAGCAAATAACAGTTCCAAGAATGGAGTTGCAGTCCGCCGTCGAGTCGGTCAAACTCAGCTCACTAATCAAGGCGGAATTGAAAGTTAACAttgacaaataa
- the LOC137404172 gene encoding uncharacterized protein produces the protein MFLANRVEVIRKNSKVEHWFHVPGKENPADILSRGASLLELLQSTWWSGPEFLRNLDIAVYLDDKTGNETTAINDPEIKKPKNILSTNINIDSLVPCFEKFSSWSRLVKAIANARKMLSARSLSKPALLPADTLQAEIIIIKLAQSQEWSADIKQLSKSKEVHKGSSLLNLRPYLDEDGLLRVGGRVKHSLALTDNEKHPILILKASTIAKLLVTPFHKKIHHQ, from the coding sequence ATGTTTTTAGCAAACAGGGTAGAAGTTATTCGAAAGAATTCTAAAGTCGAACACTGGTTCCATGTACCTGGCAAGGAAAATCCAGCTGACATCTTGTCGAGGGGCGCAAGCCTCCTTGAATTGTTACAGTCTACTTGGTGGTCTGGACCAGAATTTCTGCGTAACTTGGACATCGCAGTGTACCTGGATGATAAGACAGGCAATGAGACCACAGCCATAAACGATCCCGAAATCAAAAAGCCTAAGAACATTCTTAGCACAAACATCAACATTGACAGTTTGGTTCCTTGTTTTGAGAAATTCAGTTCCTGGTCGAGACTGGTCAAGGCTATAGCAAATGCAAGAAAGATGCTGAGCGCCAGAAGCTTGAGTAAACCTGCGTTATTGCCAGCAGATACGCTACAGGCCGAAATCATCATAATCAAACTGGCACAATCTCAAGAGTGGAGTGCAGATATAAAACAGCTGTCTAAGTCAAAAGAAGTACACAAAGGGAGCAGCCTTCTAAATCTGAGGCCATATTTGGATGAAGACGGACTACTCCGCGTTGGTGGGAGAGTTAAACACTCTCTAGCGCTGACAGACAATGAAAAACACCCAATACTCATACTGAAAGCATCCACAATTGCCAAATTACTTGTGACGCCCTTCCATAAAAAGATACACCATCAATGA